The Diorhabda sublineata isolate icDioSubl1.1 chromosome 6, icDioSubl1.1, whole genome shotgun sequence genome includes a window with the following:
- the LOC130445588 gene encoding PRA1 family protein 3 isoform X2, whose protein sequence is MHKKQTSSDFEIAPLRSLGDFLLEAARFQIPNVKDFERWGNRVTQNLLYYQTNYFLMSILIFIIVGIIHPIKMACGILATAVLFMIFVYITNEKASAARFKKRHPIVSIFVIFACAYFLAYMLQSLMVFLLGVLLPVAAIFIHASLRLRNMKNKIANKVESLGLRTTPMGFFLEEMGLEIYS, encoded by the exons ATgcataaaaaacaaacatcttCAGATTTTGAGATTGCACCTCTAAGATCTTTGGGCGATTTTCTTTTAGAAGCCGCCCGTTTTCAAATACCAAATGTAAAAGATTTCGAAAGATGGGGTAATAGAGTTACACAAAATTTGTTATACTACCAAACGAATTATTTCTTGATGTCCATTCTGATATTTATAATAGTGGG TATAATACATCCTATTAAAATGGCTTGTGGGATATTAGCAACAGCTGTACTTTtcatgatttttgtttatattacaaACGAAAAGGCGAGTGctgctagatttaaaaaaagacaTCCAATTGTTTCGATTTTCGTCATTTTTGCTTGTGCTTATTTCCTCGCATACATGTTACAATCCCTCATGGTTTTCCTTCTTGGTGTTTTATTACCTGTGGCAG cAATTTTCATTCACGCTTCTTTGAGATTgagaaacatgaaaaataaaattgctaaTAAAGTAGAGAGCTTGGGTCTTAGAACAACTCCTATGGgattttttcttgaagaaatgGGTCTGGAAA TTTACAGTTGA
- the LOC130445588 gene encoding PRA1 family protein 3 isoform X1 — protein MHKKQTSSDFEIAPLRSLGDFLLEAARFQIPNVKDFERWGNRVTQNLLYYQTNYFLMSILIFIIVGIIHPIKMACGILATAVLFMIFVYITNEKASAARFKKRHPIVSIFVIFACAYFLAYMLQSLMVFLLGVLLPVAAIFIHASLRLRNMKNKIANKVESLGLRTTPMGFFLEEMGLESELF, from the exons ATgcataaaaaacaaacatcttCAGATTTTGAGATTGCACCTCTAAGATCTTTGGGCGATTTTCTTTTAGAAGCCGCCCGTTTTCAAATACCAAATGTAAAAGATTTCGAAAGATGGGGTAATAGAGTTACACAAAATTTGTTATACTACCAAACGAATTATTTCTTGATGTCCATTCTGATATTTATAATAGTGGG TATAATACATCCTATTAAAATGGCTTGTGGGATATTAGCAACAGCTGTACTTTtcatgatttttgtttatattacaaACGAAAAGGCGAGTGctgctagatttaaaaaaagacaTCCAATTGTTTCGATTTTCGTCATTTTTGCTTGTGCTTATTTCCTCGCATACATGTTACAATCCCTCATGGTTTTCCTTCTTGGTGTTTTATTACCTGTGGCAG cAATTTTCATTCACGCTTCTTTGAGATTgagaaacatgaaaaataaaattgctaaTAAAGTAGAGAGCTTGGGTCTTAGAACAACTCCTATGGgattttttcttgaagaaatgGGTCTGGAAAGTGAGTTATTCTGA